TAAAACCAGATTCTTTTCCACCAATAGAAAACACTAGGTAACCATACTTTatccttatttttttataatataaaccttttgatgtataaattaattgcatgtattttaatatttcatattttttcctTGCCTAGGTTGCTTTCTTGACAATCAAGAGTAATGGAGGGAAACTTTAGGTGCTTCCGTGAATGACTTATTTTTTTCTATGTAGAGACAAGTTCTACGATTGTTTGTGTGTGGACTGTATCGATTAAATCTTTTGTTTGTTAAAATCTTCAAACATTTTTAATGTAAGTAATATTAATCGTCTATGAcaatttttcttataatttctaATCCCGTGTTGCTGCGGGGTATCAATTTTTAGTATCTTACTAAAActataaaatgaaaattttatgtaCACGTCATAAAAGAGAAATGACTTTTCATCTTGAAAATGATGTCAAATACGCCaaagaaaacttaaaaacatCTAGGCAGGGGCGAAGCTAGAGAGGTGAACTCCACACTCGAGTTCAACGTGTTCCAGTCACCAAAACTCGTATGCAAGACCACCTCAGTGATCCCCACAACACCCAGAAAAAGGATAACGTGGCTTAAGACCACGATTTGGTTGAGATTGGTTCTCGGTGGAAataaggagaagagagagttgCAGAGGGAGTCGAGCAAGAAAATGGATAATTATCATTTTGCGCTTCTTAAAAATAACAACTCAACCGCCGTAACTTGGAGTTCGATTCTGCTTTCACTCACACTCGTGAGTTCGAAAactaatttagtaaaataagaaaacatgagaaattgaatttaaactcAGAGCTCCATATTTATTCAAGACCCCCTCAATAGCGGCATTATGGACATATCACAATAAAATACATTTATTTTAGGTACAAACTATAAcaatcacttagtactacagtctagtggtattccccTTTACTTGTAAATAGgagattttaggttcgattctcgccaaaggcgaatttaaaccacattgttgttagcccattgtgaggctaaacacATCCCCTCCTCCCGTAATAGCTAAACCCATCCCCTCCTCCCGTaattaatatagataatatcgtttgttaaaaaaaaaaaaatcaaaaggatTTGGTTGTCTAAAAATTCTTGACTTCACCactgatgaaattgaggttctaccataaaaccaattagtaatatgaggagtagcccaagaccatataagcacatagcaaaccttgtccctcaccgatgtgggacaactctcaacacgcccccgcATGTGTGGTAGATTTTGTGGACAACAACTGGGTGACGTGAAGCGCGTGTGGCCGTTTGACTTCACACGAGGataacctgctctgataccatgatgaaattgaggttccagtgtggccgtttggcttcacacgaggataacctgctctgataccatgatgaaattgaggttccaccataaaaccaattgacaatataggGAGTAGTCCAATactatataagcacatagcaaatcTTATCCCTCACCGATATGGGACAACTCTTAACAGCCACTGGGTGGGAACCACGAATCTGGGTGAGAGGGTCAGGGTGCTTGATTCCACTATAGCACTAGCCCTCCTTGAATTCATCTTACGTCAGTTTAGACTTTTTGTTTAATGCACGTACTTTTGGTCAGTGAGTTTCGCttcgattttaatttttgtcgcggtagttttattttcttcaatttggTCATGGTACAAGATTTTGGTTGGGAAGCAAGTTCAATCGCTAACTTCCATGTATATCTACGCACTCCAAGTGCGTAATAGACGAAAGTCAGCAAATAGACACACCAAAAGGAATATGGTTTGAAGAGAAAAACAGGGTCATTGCTTtggttcttaaaaaaaaatatagcatTAGACTATCACCAAGTGTCTTTTTAGCGTAATGATGTTTGAGACGGACAAAAGTTATAAAAGCATAATTAAGGTTGCACATAATCTCATTAGGGACGCAGACATGGCAATATGCTTAACCCTCCAAGTCTCCAAACAATAAAAACAGTTTGACAGTTTAGCATCAGTAGAAACCAACAGCAGCAAGCTTCATTAAGTTATAAATGATCTTGATGACGACCTAATTCCTTGATCTCCCTACAAATCAAAAGAATTATTCTAACGTTGGCTGCCCCGTCAAGGTTTTACCGAGGCCAAGCCGCACCTGTGCGCCCTATCATCTTTGTACTAATTCTTATAATATCAtatttttatcaaattataCGCTTCACTTTGGATTCTGACCAGAAGCATATCGTCTTCTCTTTTGATTCAATGTTATTCCTTCACATAACCTGGAAAATGACTTCTACGATAAGAAATCGGAAAACCTATTGGCGGTCTTTTCAGTCGTTAATTACATCCAGTTTTAAGTTCTTtttattctttaattttctGCCCAAAGAATGAGGTTTATGCCAAAGTGTCAACATAAATATTATGCTATTTGAAGCAAGAAAACGTTATGCATGCTGGAAACCCTAAACCATGCATCAAGTTATTTATTAGAGTAAATTCAATAATCCACATTGACAGTTTATCACCAAAACAACGACCCTGTCAACCGTCTATTTTTATGTCTAAAACTTTGAACGTACCTCCAGATTTTGTGGGTGTGCATGTAAATAATGAGAAGACCACAACAATTTTCGGTGCTAAAACAACGCCAGGACCTCGTCTTTCTCCCACCATTCAATCACATGTCAACACCATATAACAGCTTCCCTCCACCTCCCTCCCCCTCATCTCTATAAGCAGCCTTGGGCCAAGCCAAGATAGCACACTTCAGCCATGGCTCCACCTCTCCTCTCGCCCACGGTCTCAGGTTGCTGCTTTCTTCTCCTCTCCTTCCTCATCTCTTCGTTTCCCGCTCCCTCCTTCGCCCTAACTGATGCTGAAGCCGCTCACATAGCCCACCGCCAGCTCATTTCTCTCCCGGAGAATGGCGACCTCCCTGACAACTACGAGGTTCAAGTCGACGTCAAACTAAAGTTTGAAAACGACAGGCTCAAGAGGGCTTATGTCGCTCTCCAGGCACAGAAGAGCGCTATTTTTTCCGACCCTTTTAAATTCACTGCCAACTGGGAAGGGGAGAATGTGTGCGCCTACAAAGGGGTGTTCTGCGCTCCAGCACTCGACGACTCGAGCTTGAATGTGGTGGCCGGCATAGACCTCAACCATGGAGACATTGCAGGACATCTCGTTGTCGAAATGGGGCTCCTTACCGACCTCGCACTCTTCCACATCAACTCCAATAGGTTCTGCGGCATCATCCCAGAGAGCTTCAGGAGGCTGACGCTCATGTATGAGTTCGACATCAGCAACAACCGATTTGTTGGTCGTTTTCCTGGAGTTGTCCTCCACTGGCCTAATTGCAAGTACCTTGACCTTCGGTTCAATGGCTTCGAAGGCGAGCTGCCTCCGGAGCTTTTCTTCAAGGAGTTTGATGCCATTTTCTTGAACCACAACCGATTCACATCGGCGATTCCAGAGACGATTGGAAACTCCAAGGTTTCTGTTGTGTCATTTGCGTTTAACAACTTCAGTGGTTGCATTCCGCATAGCGTTGGAAACATGCACAACGTGAACGAGCTAATCTTCATGAACAACCAGCTTGGTGGGTGCTTCCCTCCTGAGATTGGAAACCTAGGAaacttgcaggtttttgatgtGTGCTACAATGGATTTATAGGTTCTTTGCCAAAGAGCTTCGTCGGGCTGCAGAGCATTGAGGAATTGGGTATTGGGTACAACAGGTTGACAGGGTTTGTGACTGATAAGATTTGCACGTTGCCTAAGTTGGCAAATTTCACATTTGCTTACAACTATTTTAGTGGGGAGGCTCAAAACTGTATGCCAAATCCTAAATCGAAAATAGTCTTAGATGACTCAGGCAATTGCATGCCAGGAAGGCCCAAGCAAAAGAACACAAAGACATGTTTCCCTGTGGTAACTAAGCCTGTGGATTGCAGCAAGAATTGTGGTGGTTCTTCTACACCAGAGAAACCTAAGACACCAAAGCCTCCAACGCCAAAGGTTAGTCCACCACCGACGCCAAAGGTAGAGCCGCCACCCACATCGAAGGTCGAGCCCCCACCACCAACACCGAAGGCCAAGCCGCCACCTTCCACACCGAAGGTCGAGCCACCACCCACCCCCAAGGTTGAGCCACCACCCACTCCAAAGGCAGAGCCACCTTCCACGCCAAAGGTTGAGCCACCACCCACTCCAAAGGTTGAGCCACCTCCCATGCCAAAGGTTGAACCACCACCCACCACTAAGGTTGAGCCACCACCCACCCCTAAGGCCGAGCCACCACCCACACCAAAGGTTAAACCACCTCCCACGCCAAAGGCCGAGGCGCCAAAGGTCCAACCACCACCCACCCCTAAGGCTGAGCCACCACCTACCCCTAAGGATGAGCCACCTCCCATGGCAAAGGTTGAACCACCACCCACCCCTAAAGCCGAGCCACCACCCACCCCAAAGGCTGAGC
This genomic interval from Malus domestica chromosome 05, GDT2T_hap1 contains the following:
- the LOC114824798 gene encoding pollen-specific leucine-rich repeat extensin-like protein 3 produces the protein MAPPLLSPTVSGCCFLLLSFLISSFPAPSFALTDAEAAHIAHRQLISLPENGDLPDNYEVQVDVKLKFENDRLKRAYVALQAQKSAIFSDPFKFTANWEGENVCAYKGVFCAPALDDSSLNVVAGIDLNHGDIAGHLVVEMGLLTDLALFHINSNRFCGIIPESFRRLTLMYEFDISNNRFVGRFPGVVLHWPNCKYLDLRFNGFEGELPPELFFKEFDAIFLNHNRFTSAIPETIGNSKVSVVSFAFNNFSGCIPHSVGNMHNVNELIFMNNQLGGCFPPEIGNLGNLQVFDVCYNGFIGSLPKSFVGLQSIEELGIGYNRLTGFVTDKICTLPKLANFTFAYNYFSGEAQNCMPNPKSKIVLDDSGNCMPGRPKQKNTKTCFPVVTKPVDCSKNCGGSSTPEKPKTPKPPTPKVSPPPTPKVEPPPTSKVEPPPPTPKAKPPPSTPKVEPPPTPKVEPPPTPKAEPPSTPKVEPPPTPKVEPPPMPKVEPPPTTKVEPPPTPKAEPPPTPKVKPPPTPKAEAPKVQPPPTPKAEPPPTPKDEPPPMAKVEPPPTPKAEPPPTPKAEPPPEPKAEAPKIQTPPIPKAEPPPTPKAEPPTTPKVEPPPEPKAEPPPTPKAEPPFAPKADPPPAPKAEPPPIAKPEPPQTPKVEPPPMPQAELPQTPEAEPPQTPEVVPPQASEVEPPQAPEVEPPAAPKVEPPPTPKVEQPPTPKAEPPPTPEVEPPKAPEVEPPILTPAPSPIGRSPKGPPLFPIQPPSTPEPVQSPPSPSPTPEPSPELVQSPPPVQSPPPPVQSPPPPIQSPPPPVQSPPPPPIQSPPPPVESPPPPIESPPPPVESPPPPIESPPPPVESPPPPIESPPPPVESPPQPIESPPSPVESPPPPVQSPPPPVQSPPPPIESPSPPAPTPSPHLPPPVESPPPTQPDFVLPPNIGALYSSPPPPMFPGY